The Dehalococcoidales bacterium genomic sequence GCCTGTGGGGAGCTATGTTGCAAAGGGTTTAGCTCTAAAAGGGCACAGGGTCGGGGTCCTCGAAAAGAAACCCGAGGGGATTAGGGATATTTGCTGTACCGGTTTAATCAGCAAAAATTGCTACGAAACCTATTTATCGGATACCAACCTGATTATAAGACAGGCCAAAAGCGCAAAGGTTTATTCTCCTTCCGGGAAAATTCTCGGATTAAACCACCAAAAAGACCAAGCCGTTTTAATTGAACGCGCTAAATTGGATTCCGTTATGGCAATTGAGGCTCAAAAACACGGTGCCGAATACTTTTATAACCGCAACGTAAAAAATGTTTTAAAATTAAACGATCGGATGCGTGTGGAATATCAAAACGGGGTTTATTCGGACTTTACCGATGCGAGGGTTGTGGTTTATGCCGGCGGTTTTAATTCATTGCAAAATAAAATAAAACCCAAAAAGCAGCCTAATTTTACAATCGGTGCTCAAATTGAAGTTTATCATCAAAACATTGAGGAAATCGAAATTCATATCGGAAAGCATATCGCCCCCGGGTTTTTCGGCTGGCTGGTGCCAATAGACGACAAAAAGGCTTTGGTGGGGCTAATGGCCGGGCATAATCCCGATAAATACTTAAAAGATTTTCTTGCACTGCTTGCTGAACGGGGCAAAATTACAATCAACGGCAGTGTTCCGACTTATCGTGGTATTACACTCGAACCGCCCGCAAAGACGCACAGTGACCGTTTTGTTGTGGTAGGAGATGCCGCAGGGCATGTTAAGCCGTTAACCGGCGGGGGTATATTTTTTGGTTTGCTTTGTGCCGATATCGCAATTCAAAACATTGATGAAGCGCTGGTTCAAAACGACTTACGGGCATCCAAGTTGGCATCGTATGAAAAGGAATGGAGGCAAAAATTAAATAAAGAATTACAATTATGCCGCTTTGCCCAAGGGCTGTATTCTCGTTTGAATGATCGTCAAATTGATTGGCTTTTTGAATTCGGGAATACTTCGGGGATCGTAAATAAAATCAGCTCGTCCTCAAATTTGGATTTTGATTTTCACAGTAAAGTTATACGCAAAACCGCTGCCCCGTCCAATATTCTAAAATTGTTGTTTACCAAACATCCTTTGTCGTAGGCTATAATAAGATTACATATTTTGAAATTGGAGAATTAATGGATATCAATAACACGGAAATTACAATCGCCGAAATCGCTGCCCGGTTTGCCGGCAATAACCCAACCGAAGACGGTACCAATAACGAACAAATCTTGTATCACTTTGTCCGATGGTTCGGAAAGGATAGGGTCTGCAGCCAAATTACCCCCCCTGAAATTGCCAATTACGCTGAAAGGCTTTCTATATCCGATAGCGAATATGAAAACAAACTTGAAATCCTCAAAACCTTTCTTGTGTATATCAAAAAAGAACGTGTTATTAAATTAAGTTTGGCAAGTCACTTAAAAACCAAGAAAAGCAAACGAAAAAGTACCAAAACCGTTGAGAATAATATTATCGAAAAAATAACCTTAACCAGCGAAGGATACGAAAAGGCCAAAAACGAGCTGGAAGAATTAAAAGCTGAGCGGCCCCTGGCTATTGAAGAAATAACTAAGGCTGCCGCCGACAAGGACTTCCGCGAAAACGCACCGCTTGATGCCGCCAAAGAGAGATTGGCTCTTATCGAAGGTAAAATTAGCGAGTTGGAAGAATTATTAAAAAAGGCGGAAATTTTCAACGGCTGCGCCAAGGGGAATAACGGTATCGGAATCGGAGACCGCATTACCATCCAAGATCAAAATTCACATGAAACGCGTGAATATATTTTGGTTAGCGCCAGAGAATCCGACCCTGCCAACGGCAAAATTTCGGATGCATCCCCTCTCGGGAAGGCCTTAATCGGTAAATGCAAAGGAAACAAAATTGAGGTAACGGTACCGGCCGGAATTTTGTGTTATACCATTGAAAAGATTGAGCACCTCACTAATTCAAAAAACAAGAAACAAAAATAAAGGATTGACACTCACTAACTAACAGTATAATCTAGTAAACATCATATCAAATAGAACGGAGGTTGAACTATGGGGAATACATCAAGCGGGTTGCAAGAAAATATTGCGGCTTTGTTGAGCTATGTTTTGGGATGGATTACCGGTTTAATTTTCTATCTGATTGAACCGCATAACCGATTTGTAAGGTTTCATGCCATGCAATCGATTATTGTTTTTGGTGCGGTGACTTTATTAGGCATTATATTCAGTTGGGTTCCGTTTTGGTTTGTTTTGGGGCCGATTATTTCACTTCTGGCTTTTGTGCTTTGGATAATCCTGATTATCAAGGCCTACCAGGGCCAAAAATTTAAGTTGCCGTTTGTCGGCGACCTTGCCGAAAAATGGGCCAATAAATAATATCTTTTACTGTATCCGCTTGCGGAGGCTAATTTTGCGATTCGGCGCAGTAAAAAACTGCCTTGCCAATGTAAAAGAGGAGAAATGGAAATGATACCGATTATTTCTTTTGTCGGCAGACATAATTGCGGAAAAACCACCGTTTTAGAAAAAGTGATTCCCGTATTAAAAGAAAAAGGCTACAAACTGGCAATAATTAAACACCATAAAGGCGATGTCGAGTTTGACGTTCCGGGTAAGGATACCTGGCGGTTAGCCGAGGCCGGCAGCGATGTTGTGGTTATTTCTACTCCTCAAAAGACGGCTATTGTTCGTACTCCCGAAAAAGAACTTACGCTGGATCAAATTAAAGAAATGGTTTCAGACGGAATGGACATTGTTATCTCGGAAGGCTATAAGTTCGATAACAAACCCAAAATTGAGGTTTTCCGTTCCGAAGTAAGCGATAAGATATTAAGCCCCGAAAAGGATTTAGTTGCTCTTGTTACCGACCGTAAATTTGATATCGATGTTCCCCAGTTTGCATTTGATGACGCCGAGGGAATTGCCGATTTTATAATAGAAAGATTTATAAACACCGACGCCTGTCCGGAAGTATCGCTTGCGGTTAACGGGGAGCCTATTATGCTCAAGCCCTTTATCCAAGATATGTTTATTAACAGCGTTAGCGGCCTGGTTGCCGCTTTGCACGGCACCGAGAATGCCAAAGAAATAAAAATCACCGTTCGTTTACCTTGATTACCGCTAAAGAGGTTGGAATATGGCACCTGTAAGCGCTATCCTGCTTGCCGGCGGAAAAAGCTCGCGGCTGGGTACCGATAAAGCCGAAGTTAAACTTAACAACGAATCGGTTATGATTCAACTGATTGCCGAAAAGCTTTCCGAACTGACCGACGATATTGTTGTATCTTCAAACGGTAAATTCTATGAGGCGATTACCGTTCCCGTAAAATGGATAACGGATGTAAAACCGGGCGCCGGTTCGCTGATGGGGTTGTATTCGGGGCTGCTTGCCGTAAAACACGATTTTGCGATTGCGGTGGCCTGTGATATGCCGTTTATTAATTTAGGGCTTTTAAAATATATGATTTCCCTCCCGCGCGATTATGATGCGTTGTTACCCAAAATCGACGGCAAAACGGAACAATTTCATTCAATCTATTCAAGAAACTGTATTCCCCGAATGGAAAAATTTTTGGATGCCGGCAACCTTAAAATAACCGCCTTTCTAAAAGACATAAATGTTAAGTATCTTTCCGAAGATATTATCGATAAGTACGACCCGCGCCGCCTGGCCTTCTTTAACGTTAATACCGCCGAACAGCTTTCCGAAGCGCAGGATATCTTCAAAAACGACAAGACTTAAATCAAACACGGTAAATATAATTGAATCCGATGTTATAACAAAAGGCCGCTTACTCTAAAAGTAAACGGCCTTTTAATTTATGCGGTTTTTATTCCCTTAGAACATATCGTCTTCGCTGTCTGCAATTGCCTTTTGCAATTCGGCATTCAAAAGCGGCGGTAAACCCTCGATATCAACATTTAAAAATCCGCGAACGATAGTGGAAGTGGCATCATCGCGGGTAAGACCCCTTGCCATTAGATATTCCACTTCTTCCTCGGCAATTTTACCGACTGCGGCTTCATGCGATAAATCAATACCGGCCAGATTACCTTTCAGTTCGGGGATTGCGTGGATTGAACCCGAATCTCCAAGGATAAGCCCGCGGCACTCGAGGTGTCCTTTAACATCCGGTTCGTTACCTTCGATATAACCCCTGGCAATAATATTGCCGCCGGTAGTGATTGTTCTGGAAATCATTTCCGTTCTGGATCCTTTGCCGTTTAGGAGCGCACGCGAACCGATATCCATATTGGAGCCGGGCGGTGCAATCAAAACGCTGTTAAAACGAACGGTTGCATTTTCACCGACACAGTTGGCGGTCGGGTTTTGTTGCAAAGATTCAACCGGTTTCATAATTACATAGTTATTAAGAAGCAATCCGTTATCTTCGATAATAATACCGGTTCTGGGGCGTACGCCCATTGCCGGTGTCCAGTTATGAATCATCGTAAAGGTAACCTTGGCTCCCTTTTTGATATAAAACTCGGAAACGCCTAAGTGCAATCCGGGTTCATTATGCAGGGATGTGGTGCATCCGGTAATAATATGCAGTTCTGAATCTTCCTCGGCAATTACGATGTTATGAACATCTTGAACGGCCCCAATTTTGTTAAGGTACAAGCAAGCCTGGACCGGGAAAACGGTTTTTTGTCCCGGAAGCGCTCGAATAAAATAGCCGTCGGCGTTATTAAGTTCAACATGGGCGGTATATTTATCGGTATCAGGCGCAACGGCTTTCCACCAATAATCACCGAACCAATCGTATTTTTCTTTAGCTTGGCTGACAGCCAAAACTTCGATGCCGTCTTGCTTTTGCGAATAGTGAATGGGGGTATTACCAACCTGGATAAAGGTTCCCGAACGCTGAGAGGGATCATCAAGCATAACCCCGGTTGAGAGCATTCTTTCTTTATCTTCGGCAGGTAATTCGGACGGGTCAATATTTTGCGGGTTTTCGACCGAAATTTGCTCGTATTTGGCAAGCTCGATATCGTTACCGATTGAAGCCGGTTTTTCTGCAGCTGCCTTGGCTTTTTCTAAATCAGTTTTATTTAATTTCTCAGGCATTTGAAACACTCCCGATAACCTTTTTCTTTAATGGTATTGAGCATATCCAGCGGCTCGCCTTCACAAACGATTCTGCCGTCACACATTACATATCCGGTTCTGGCATTGACATAATTTAAGATATGACCGGTATGGGTGATAATCAATCCGCTGTTTACCCTTTCATGGAACGGATGCACTTTACCCAGTAAATCGTTTATCAGTGAACCGATAAGGGCAATATTTTCAAGATCAACCCCCGATTCCGGCTCGTCCAAAAGGACGAGGTTAGGGGATTGCGCCGTTAGCTGTAAAAGCTCAGAGCGTTTAATTTCCCCGCCGGAGAAACCATGGTTAATATCCCGGGAAAGGAAGTTACTCATATTTGCCTTACCGGCAAGTTCGGAAATCATTTCTTCGCTGTTGGCTTCCTTTAAACATGCGGCAACCATATCGCGTGTTTTGACGCCGCGCACTACCGGCGGGCGCTGGAACATAATCCCGATGCCCATTCTGGCACGCTCATCAACCGACATATCGGTGATATCGACACCTTTAAAGAAAATCTTGCCGCTTACAACCTGGTATCTCGGTAAACCCATAATAGTCATCAGCAGGGTAGTTTTACCGCCTCCGTTAGGTCCGAATATAATTTGGGTTTCGCCTAAGGGAATATTTAAACTTACCTCATGCAAGATTTCTTTTCCGTCGACATTAACAACTAAATCTTTTACATCCAAAAGGGTTTCTTTACCTGTTCTTTCGGCGTGCATGACAGAAACCTCCTCTCCGAATTATTTACTTTTATTTAAGAGATAACTTTTTTAATTTTATCCGTTAAATATCGAACTAAGGTACCTGTCATTATATCATCAATATTCCGTATCGTAAAAAAAGAAATCATTTTTAAAGCCGTACAAGTTTATAAGGTTAATTTTTCCGTTTTTAAATGGGATTATTATCTGTGCTATACTTGTGAAATTATTCCTTTTTTTAATTAAATCATTGTGAAAATAAAACATACACACCTACTTATAATTGCAATTGTTGTTGCAGCCGCATTGACACTAATAATTCGATTTTCCCCGGATAGTATCCTGCGTATAATACTGGGGATTCCTTTTACTTTGCTGCTCCCCGGATATGTTCTTACAATGACGCTCTTTCCGGCAAACCGGAGGCTTAACGGGCCGGAAAGGTTATTTCTAAGCCTGGGTGTCAGCCTGGTTTTAATTCCGATTATAGGGCTTGTTATTAACTATATTTGGGGGATTACGCTTAACTCCTTTCTATACGCACTGGCAATATTTATCTTATTTTTCGCGCTAGTCGCAATTATCCGGGTAACAAAACAAGCGGATGATGCAAATTATGCCTTTATCGTTAGTTTGGAATGGTTTTTTAAACAGAATTTAGCAGGAAGAATTTTGTCGATATTATTGGTAATTGTTGCTTGCGGAACAATTGTTACAGCGGCATATACAATCATAACCCCCAAAACCGATAGCGAATATACTGAACTATACCTTTTAGATTCGCAAGGGAGTACCGATAACTATCCGTACAATCTAAAAATAGGGGATTTGGCAGAGGTTACGGTAGTTATTGTTAATCACGAAAAAGGTGCGTTTAAGTACGCCCTTGAAGTTAAAACAGATTCTTCCCCCGGCGATGATATTCCGGCAAGCAGAATAGAATTAATTGATGAGATTTCCCTCGAAAAAGAGGGTAAATATCAAACGGTTATCAGATTTACCCTCCCAACCGAAGGAGAGGGGCAAAAGGTGTATTTTATCCTTTTTAAAGAGGGGGATAATAACCCGTATCTGGAAGTAAATTTAACAATTAACATTTATTGAGTTTAAAAAAGTTACTGGACAGAAGAATTTGCACCCCCATCCGGTAACTTTTTATTTGTTTTATCGGCCCTTGGTTGTTTTTGCCAGGGGCGGGAATTTAACCGAAGAAATTCTTAATCTTAAATCGCATTGCAAACATCTTTGTGCTTCGCTAACCGCTTCATCTTCGGTAAAACGGTTCTCGACAACCTCAAAGGTGGTTTTACGAAGATCCAAATCAATTAAAGAAGGTTCAACGCGCGGTTGTAAGGGGAAATCTTTTTCGCAGCCGATACAATCGCAAGGCTCGCTAATCGGAGCTAACTCTTCATCAATAATGCCTTTACCGCCCAGGTATTTATCAATTGCAATAGCTCCGGCTCTCCCCGAAGCAATCGATTGAATAATAGTTGACGGGCCGCTAACGGCATCTCCTCCGCCAAAAATCCCTTCCTTAACGGTTGCTTTATCAGTGGCAACGGGAAGCCTGCCGCCCATAATAGCGTTGATATCGGAAGTAATCGGCAGTTCAGGCGCGTGCCCGATAGCCGAAAGTATTGTATCGTAAGCGTTGATAAAGGTACTCCCCTCAACCGGTACCGGCCTTTGCCTCCCCGAGGCATCCGGTTCACCTAACTCCATCTGAGTACATTGAAGGAGCATTTTCCCGTTTTCCGTATAAATCTTATCGGGCGCGGTGAGGTAAACCATATTGACGCCCTCATCTATACAGCCTTCAATTTCTTCCTCTCCGGCGGGCATTTCTTTACGGGTACGGCGGTAAATCATATCGACTTGTTTGGCTCCCAACCTTATCGCTGAACGAGCGGCATCCGCAGCAACGTTACCGCCTCCGATAACCGCAACCTTTGCGCCGATTTTAACCGGAAATCCCATATTAATATCCTTCAAAAACTTAACGGCATCGATTACATTCTCGTTTTCTTCGCCTTCAAGATTCATTTTTAGGCTTCTGTGAGCACCGACAGCAATATAAACCGCATCAAAACCGTTCTTTAGCAGTTCATCGGAAGATTCAATTTTAGTATTCAGCTCAACCTTAAAACCGGCTTTCATAATCTCGCGGATTTCACTTTCAAGGATAGTTTTGGGTAACCTGTATTCCGGAATGCCAACCATCAACATCCCCCCAAGAACAGGTAACTGTTCAAAAACGGTTACCGCATGCCCTAATTTGGAAAGATAAAAAGCGGCGGTTAACCCCGCAGGGCCGGAACCGATAACCGCTACCTTCTTTCCGGTAGACGGGGAAATATTAAGATTATCACCCCAATTGGTTTGGTCGGTTTCGGCGGCAAAGCGTTTTAAGTTCCGGATACTTACGGCTTCGTTAACCTCTTTACGGCGGCAAACAAATTCGCAAGGGTGGTTACAGGCATACCCCAATGTCCTCGGGAAGGGTACTTTCTCTCTGATAACCGCATTCGATTCAATATATTTATTTTCGGTTATAAATCTTATGTAACGGGGGATATCAATATGAGCGGGGCAGGTTGCACGGCAAGGAACAAGCGCCGCATCCCGGTCTTCTTTTTCAATAAAACCTTTTTTATCGGTTAGCGCACCCGTCGGGCAAACTTCGATACAGGCACCGCAAAAACGACAATCAACTTCCGTTAGCGGCTTATCAAAAGAGGTGCCGATAT encodes the following:
- a CDS encoding DUF4870 domain-containing protein, encoding MGNTSSGLQENIAALLSYVLGWITGLIFYLIEPHNRFVRFHAMQSIIVFGAVTLLGIIFSWVPFWFVLGPIISLLAFVLWIILIIKAYQGQKFKLPFVGDLAEKWANK
- a CDS encoding ABC transporter ATP-binding protein produces the protein MHAERTGKETLLDVKDLVVNVDGKEILHEVSLNIPLGETQIIFGPNGGGKTTLLMTIMGLPRYQVVSGKIFFKGVDITDMSVDERARMGIGIMFQRPPVVRGVKTRDMVAACLKEANSEEMISELAGKANMSNFLSRDINHGFSGGEIKRSELLQLTAQSPNLVLLDEPESGVDLENIALIGSLINDLLGKVHPFHERVNSGLIITHTGHILNYVNARTGYVMCDGRIVCEGEPLDMLNTIKEKGYRECFKCLRN
- a CDS encoding DUF1616 domain-containing protein; protein product: MKIKHTHLLIIAIVVAAALTLIIRFSPDSILRIILGIPFTLLLPGYVLTMTLFPANRRLNGPERLFLSLGVSLVLIPIIGLVINYIWGITLNSFLYALAIFILFFALVAIIRVTKQADDANYAFIVSLEWFFKQNLAGRILSILLVIVACGTIVTAAYTIITPKTDSEYTELYLLDSQGSTDNYPYNLKIGDLAEVTVVIVNHEKGAFKYALEVKTDSSPGDDIPASRIELIDEISLEKEGKYQTVIRFTLPTEGEGQKVYFILFKEGDNNPYLEVNLTINIY
- a CDS encoding FAD-dependent oxidoreductase is translated as MNIITLNIGGKEVKTEEGKTVLEAALDNGIYIPTLCYHPDLTPFGGCRLCVVQIDGLRGFPTSCTTVAKEGMVVKTDTPDIRRVRKTAMDLILAAHPEDCLVCSQNLNCELQAVAQYIGDKKKLARSVNERPVNISNPLFIHDMSKCILCGRCVRACYELRGVGVLSFIDRGKETYIGTSFDKPLTEVDCRFCGACIEVCPTGALTDKKGFIEKEDRDAALVPCRATCPAHIDIPRYIRFITENKYIESNAVIREKVPFPRTLGYACNHPCEFVCRRKEVNEAVSIRNLKRFAAETDQTNWGDNLNISPSTGKKVAVIGSGPAGLTAAFYLSKLGHAVTVFEQLPVLGGMLMVGIPEYRLPKTILESEIREIMKAGFKVELNTKIESSDELLKNGFDAVYIAVGAHRSLKMNLEGEENENVIDAVKFLKDINMGFPVKIGAKVAVIGGGNVAADAARSAIRLGAKQVDMIYRRTRKEMPAGEEEIEGCIDEGVNMVYLTAPDKIYTENGKMLLQCTQMELGEPDASGRQRPVPVEGSTFINAYDTILSAIGHAPELPITSDINAIMGGRLPVATDKATVKEGIFGGGDAVSGPSTIIQSIASGRAGAIAIDKYLGGKGIIDEELAPISEPCDCIGCEKDFPLQPRVEPSLIDLDLRKTTFEVVENRFTEDEAVSEAQRCLQCDLRLRISSVKFPPLAKTTKGR
- a CDS encoding molybdenum cofactor guanylyltransferase, which gives rise to MAPVSAILLAGGKSSRLGTDKAEVKLNNESVMIQLIAEKLSELTDDIVVSSNGKFYEAITVPVKWITDVKPGAGSLMGLYSGLLAVKHDFAIAVACDMPFINLGLLKYMISLPRDYDALLPKIDGKTEQFHSIYSRNCIPRMEKFLDAGNLKITAFLKDINVKYLSEDIIDKYDPRRLAFFNVNTAEQLSEAQDIFKNDKT
- a CDS encoding SufD family Fe-S cluster assembly protein; the protein is MPEKLNKTDLEKAKAAAEKPASIGNDIELAKYEQISVENPQNIDPSELPAEDKERMLSTGVMLDDPSQRSGTFIQVGNTPIHYSQKQDGIEVLAVSQAKEKYDWFGDYWWKAVAPDTDKYTAHVELNNADGYFIRALPGQKTVFPVQACLYLNKIGAVQDVHNIVIAEEDSELHIITGCTTSLHNEPGLHLGVSEFYIKKGAKVTFTMIHNWTPAMGVRPRTGIIIEDNGLLLNNYVIMKPVESLQQNPTANCVGENATVRFNSVLIAPPGSNMDIGSRALLNGKGSRTEMISRTITTGGNIIARGYIEGNEPDVKGHLECRGLILGDSGSIHAIPELKGNLAGIDLSHEAAVGKIAEEEVEYLMARGLTRDDATSTIVRGFLNVDIEGLPPLLNAELQKAIADSEDDMF
- the greA gene encoding transcription elongation factor GreA encodes the protein MDINNTEITIAEIAARFAGNNPTEDGTNNEQILYHFVRWFGKDRVCSQITPPEIANYAERLSISDSEYENKLEILKTFLVYIKKERVIKLSLASHLKTKKSKRKSTKTVENNIIEKITLTSEGYEKAKNELEELKAERPLAIEEITKAAADKDFRENAPLDAAKERLALIEGKISELEELLKKAEIFNGCAKGNNGIGIGDRITIQDQNSHETREYILVSARESDPANGKISDASPLGKALIGKCKGNKIEVTVPAGILCYTIEKIEHLTNSKNKKQK
- the mobB gene encoding molybdopterin-guanine dinucleotide biosynthesis protein B, which encodes MIPIISFVGRHNCGKTTVLEKVIPVLKEKGYKLAIIKHHKGDVEFDVPGKDTWRLAEAGSDVVVISTPQKTAIVRTPEKELTLDQIKEMVSDGMDIVISEGYKFDNKPKIEVFRSEVSDKILSPEKDLVALVTDRKFDIDVPQFAFDDAEGIADFIIERFINTDACPEVSLAVNGEPIMLKPFIQDMFINSVSGLVAALHGTENAKEIKITVRLP
- a CDS encoding NAD(P)/FAD-dependent oxidoreductase — translated: MYDALVIGGGPVGSYVAKGLALKGHRVGVLEKKPEGIRDICCTGLISKNCYETYLSDTNLIIRQAKSAKVYSPSGKILGLNHQKDQAVLIERAKLDSVMAIEAQKHGAEYFYNRNVKNVLKLNDRMRVEYQNGVYSDFTDARVVVYAGGFNSLQNKIKPKKQPNFTIGAQIEVYHQNIEEIEIHIGKHIAPGFFGWLVPIDDKKALVGLMAGHNPDKYLKDFLALLAERGKITINGSVPTYRGITLEPPAKTHSDRFVVVGDAAGHVKPLTGGGIFFGLLCADIAIQNIDEALVQNDLRASKLASYEKEWRQKLNKELQLCRFAQGLYSRLNDRQIDWLFEFGNTSGIVNKISSSSNLDFDFHSKVIRKTAAPSNILKLLFTKHPLS